A section of the Acanthopagrus latus isolate v.2019 chromosome 20, fAcaLat1.1, whole genome shotgun sequence genome encodes:
- the hid1b gene encoding protein HID1b isoform X2, which yields MGNADTKLHFRKAVIQLTTKTQPVEATDDAFWDQFWVDSSTTIQDVFALVPAAEIRAVREESPSNLATLCYKAVERLVQAADSGCPSEKQRQIVLNCVRLLTRILPYIFEDADWRGFFWSTVPGAGRAGRLDEDDGEDEARPLAESLLLAIADLLFCPDFTTQSHKKSSADAAEDIQSIDSCEYIWEAGVGFAQTPPLNYVHDINRTELLKLLLTCFSEAMYLPPSSERKNLNPWVSFFCSTENRHALPLFTSLLNVVCAYDPVGYGFPYNHLLFSDQRGLLVEQAVQILIVTLEQETGSAAGFALQALNGSASPSAEEEQESAGPENLFVNYLSRIHREEDLSFILKGLARLLNNPLVQTYLPHSTKKIQFHQELLILFWKFCDFNKKFLFFVLKSSDVLDMLVPILFYLNDARADQSRVGLMHIGVFILLLLSGERNFGVRLNKPFILRIPMDIPVFTGTHADLLIVIFHKIITSGHQRLHPLFDCLLTVIVNISPYLKSLSMVAANKLLHLLEAFSTPWFLFSSPQNHHLVFFLLEVFNNIIQYQFDGNCNLVYAIIRKRNVFHQLANLPSDMASIQKALQRKKKSGISRTNSIETVSMEGSRPAVPAEPGTLKASLEATPGIDKITEKAQVSEDGTMVAVPHSDSPQAAADCGAAAGGSDTESNSERDHEVYQAESEATRSRLSSVSSSAAWSPNTDWVLSWKVKLPLQTIMRLLQVLVPQVEKICIDKGLTDESEILKFLQHGTLVGLLPVPHPILIRKYQANAGTAMWFRTYMWGVIYLRNVDPPIWYDTDIRLFEIQRI from the exons ATGGGAAACGCCGACACCAAACTTCACTTCAGGAAGGCGGTGATCCAGCTCACGACCAAAACTCAG cccgTAGAGGCCACAGACGATGCCTTCTGGGATCAGTTCTGGGTTgactcctccaccaccatccagGACGTCTTCGCTCTGGTGCCGGCGGCTGAGATCCGAGCCGTCAGAGAGGAGTCTCCGTCCAACCTGGCAACCCTCTGCTACAAG gCGGTGGAGAGGTTGGTCCAGGCCGCAGACTCCGGCTGCCCCTCAGAGAAACAGCGGCAGATCGTCCTGAACTGCGTCCGCCTGCTCACCCGCATCCTGCCCTACATATTCGAGGACGCCGACTGGAGGGGCTTCTTCTGGTCCACGGTGCCCGGCGCCGGCAGAGCGGGG CGCCTGGATGAAGACGACGGTGAGGACGAGGCGCGGCCGCTGGCTGAGTCTCTGCTGCTGGCCATCGCCGACCTGCTCTTCTGTCCAGATTTCACCACTCAGAGTCACAAGAAGAGCAGCGCG GATGCAGCTGAGGACATTCAGTCCATCGACAGCTGTGAGTACATCTGGGAGGCCGGGGTGGGCTTCGCTCAGACTCCACCTCTAAACTACGTCCACGACATCAACAG GACggagctgctgaagctgctcctcACCTGTTTCTCTGAAGCCATGtatctccctccatcctccgaGAGAAAAAACCTCAACCCCTGGGTCTCCTTCTTCTGCTCCACAGAgaacag ACACGCCCTGCCGCTCTTCACCTCCCTGCTCAACGTGGTGTGTGCGTACGACCCCGTCGGCTACGGCTTCCCGTACAACCACCTGCTGTTCTCCGACCAGCGGGGGCTGCTGGTGGAGCAGGCGGTCCAGATCCTCATCGTCACCCTGGAGCAAGAGACCGGGTCGGCTGCCGGCTTCGCCCTGCAGGCCCTGAACGGGTCTGCATCTCcgtcagctgaggaggagcaggag TCAGCGGGACCTGAAAACCTCTTTGTGAATTATCTCTCCAGGATCCACAGAGAAGAG GACTTGAGCTTCATCCTCAAAGGTCTGGCTCGGCTGCTCAACAACCCTCTGGTCCAGACGTACCTGCCTCACTCCACCAAGAAGATCCAGTTCCACCAGGAGCTGCTGATCCTCTTCTGGAAGTTCTGTGACTTCAACAAG aaATTCCTCTTCTTTGTGCTGAAGAGCAGTGATGTGTTGGACATGCTGGTTCCCATCCTCTTCTACCTGAACGATGCCCGAGCAGACCAGT ctcgTGTCGGCCTCATGCACATCGGCGtgttcatcctgctgctgctgagcggAGAGAGAAACTTCGGTGTCCGTCTGAACAAACCGTTCATCCTGCGCATCCCGATGGACATTCCTGTTTTCACAGGAACCCACGCCGACCTGCTCATCGTG ATCTTCCACAAGATCATCACCAGTGGACACCAGCGCCTCCACCCTCTGTTCGACTGCCTGCTCACAGTCATAGTGAACA ttTCTCCGTATCTGAAGAGTCTGTCCATGGTGGCAGCGAACaagctgctccacctcctggAGGCCTTCTCCACCCCCTGGttcctcttctcctcacccCAGAACCACCACCTGGTCTTCTTCCTGCTGGAGGTCTTCAACAACATCATCCAGTATCAGTTTGATG GGAACTGCAACCTCGTGTACGCCATCATCCGGAAGAGGAACGTTTTCCACCAGCTGGCCAACCTGCCGTCCGACATGGCGTCTATCCAGAAGgccctgcagaggaagaagaagtctGGGATCTCCAGAACGAACTCCATAGAGACAGTGTCCATGGAGGGCTCCAGACCGGCTGTACCTGCCGAGCCGGGCACGCTCAAAGCCAGCCTAGAGGCCACTCCAG GCATCGATAAGATAACAGAGAAGGCTCAGGTGAGTGAGGACGGCACCATGGTCGCCGTGCCACACTCGGACTCTCCACAGGCAGCAGCTGACTGCGGCGCTGCAGCCGGAGGCAGCGACACGGAGTCCAACTCAGAGAGAGACCACGAG GTGTATCAGGCGGAGTCGGAGGCGACGAGGAGTCGACTGTCCAGCGTGTCGTCATCAGCAGCCTGGAGCCCAAACACAGACTGG GTGTTGTCATGGAAAGTGAAGCTTCCTCTTCAGACCATCATGCGGCTCTTACAGGTTCTGGTCCCTCAGGTGGAGAAGATCTGCATCGACAA GGGTTTGACAGACGAGTCAGAAATCCTCAAGTTCCTTCAGCACGGCACGCTGGTCGGCCTCCTGCCCGTCCCCCATCCCATCCTCATCCGGAAGTACCAGGCCAACGCCGGCACGGCCATGTGGTTCCGTACCTACATGTGGGGAGTCATCTACCTACG CAACGTTGATCCTCCGATCTGGTACGACACGGACATCAGGCTCTTTGAGATCCAGAGGatttaa
- the plaub gene encoding plasminogen activator, urokinase b, with protein MNPEEVPIQLSASTRLLFRFQSVQRSNMMMMKKKSFCALICSLAALLTAEAGSLRDRGRDRSSVFSSSFPSSFSSSSSSYSSSSLSSSSSSSSSYSFSSSFESSGGVCLNGGTSVPALTSGEHMFCLCPDGFTGEKCETVKSGDCYEGLGLYYKGTVSTSASGRTCEEWDSDTRQLYLSADVNSGRHNYCRNLFYRRRPWCYVRRNLRLVWEYCGVPRCTSESIPAPPSPAPAPTDPEPAADTCGRRNRRKLMKIVGGSVATVESHPWVAAIFWRSATKEKVFRCGGSLISSCWVLTAAHCFPDGSHTKNRRFSVVLGKNALNESDPTVEQAFRVEDIIVHEGFDNSEGNFNNDIALLKLRARNGKCAEVSSSVKTVCLPPPQQSLHSGMTCEIAGYGKEKYGLWYKSQYLREAQVNLLADDMCRHEDYYGNMITENMFCAGRPDWSQDACEGDSGGPLACEVGDRLFLFGVISWGDGCSKAFRPGVYTKVTNYNQWIEGKTGLSSITAGSMFPQK; from the exons ATGAACCCTGAGGAGGTTCCCATACAGCTCTCTGCAAGCACACGCCTGCTGTTCAGATTCCAATCTGTGCAGAGATccaacatgatgatgatgaagaagaagagtttcTGTGCTCTGATCTGCAGCCTGGCAGCTCTGTTGACTGCTGAAGCA GGCTCATTGAGGGACAGAGGACGGGACAgatcatctgttttttcttcctcctttccttcctccttctcctcctcctcctcctcctattcttcatcctctttgtcctcttcatcctcttcatcctcttcgtattcgttctcctcctccttcgaAAGCTCAG GTGGGGTTTGTCTGAATGGGGGCACCTCTGTCCCAGCCTTGACTTCTGGGGAACACatgttctgtttgtgtcctgACGGCTTCACAGGGGAAAAATGTGAAACGG TGAAGAGTGGCGACTGCTACGAGGGGCTGGGACTTTACTACAAGGGCACGGTGTCGACATCGGCGAGTGGACGGACGTGTGAGGAGTGGGACTCAGACACCAGGCAGCTGTACCTGTCTGCAGATGTGAATTCAGGGAGGCACAACTACTGCAG aaaTCTGTTCTACAGACGGCGTCCGTGGTGTTACGTGCGGAGGAACCTGCGGCTGGTGTGGGAGTACTGTGGCGTCCCACGTTGCACCTCTGAGTCGA ttccagctcctccttcacctgcacctgcaccaaCTGATCCAGAACCAG CTGCAGACACATGTGGCCGACGCAACAGGAGAAAGCTCATGAAGATCGTGGGTGGATCAGTTGCCACTGTGGAATCCCACCCGTGGGTCGCTGCCATATTTTGGCGCAGCGCGACCAAGGAGAAGGTTTTCCGCTGCGGGGGCAGTCTGATCTCATCCTGCTGGGTCCTCACAGCTGCCCACTGCTTCCCTGACGG TTCTCACACCAAGAACCGCCGCTTCTCTGTCGTCCTGGGGAAAAATGCTCTGAATGAAAGCGACCCGACTGTGGAGCAGGCGTTCAGGGTGGAGGACATCATCGTCCACGAAGGGTTCGACAACAGTGAGGGGAACTTCAACAACGACATCG CCCTGCTGAAGCTGAGGGCCAGAAACGGGAAGTGTGCAGAGGTGAGTAGCTCAGTGAAGACCGTCTGCCTGCCGCCGCCTCAGCAGAGCCTCCATTCTGGTATGACCTGTGAGATCGCTGGATACGGGAAAGAGAAATACG gtctGTGGTATAAGTCTCAGTACCTCCGGGAAGCTCAGGTGAATCTCCTCGCTGACGATATGTGTCGACACGAGGACTATTATGGAAACATGatcactgaaaacatgttttgtgccGGGCGTCCCGACTGGAGCCAAGATGCCTGCGAG GGAGACTCGGGGGGCCCGCTGGCGTGCGAGGTCGGTGACAGGCTCTTCCTGTTTGGAGTGATCAGCTGGGGCGACGGCTGCTCGAAGGCGTTCCGACCTGGGGTTTACACCAAAGTGACCAACTACAACCAATGGATCGAAGGGAAGACGGGGCTGTCGTCCATCACTGCTGGGTCCATGTTCCCTCAGAAGTGA
- the hid1b gene encoding protein HID1b isoform X1, whose amino-acid sequence MGNADTKLHFRKAVIQLTTKTQPVEATDDAFWDQFWVDSSTTIQDVFALVPAAEIRAVREESPSNLATLCYKAVERLVQAADSGCPSEKQRQIVLNCVRLLTRILPYIFEDADWRGFFWSTVPGAGRAGRLDEDDGEDEARPLAESLLLAIADLLFCPDFTTQSHKKSSADAAEDIQSIDSCEYIWEAGVGFAQTPPLNYVHDINRTELLKLLLTCFSEAMYLPPSSERKNLNPWVSFFCSTENRHALPLFTSLLNVVCAYDPVGYGFPYNHLLFSDQRGLLVEQAVQILIVTLEQETGSAAGFALQALNGSASPSAEEEQESAGPENLFVNYLSRIHREEDLSFILKGLARLLNNPLVQTYLPHSTKKIQFHQELLILFWKFCDFNKKFLFFVLKSSDVLDMLVPILFYLNDARADQSRVGLMHIGVFILLLLSGERNFGVRLNKPFILRIPMDIPVFTGTHADLLIVIFHKIITSGHQRLHPLFDCLLTVIVNISPYLKSLSMVAANKLLHLLEAFSTPWFLFSSPQNHHLVFFLLEVFNNIIQYQFDGNCNLVYAIIRKRNVFHQLANLPSDMASIQKALQRKKKSGISRTNSIETVSMEGSRPAVPAEPGTLKASLEATPALQVEFENVTEVRDIKNASTGGASEPDSRLVATAHVQLSAEMRKKREVSLVTAAIISSGIDKITEKAQVSEDGTMVAVPHSDSPQAAADCGAAAGGSDTESNSERDHEVYQAESEATRSRLSSVSSSAAWSPNTDWVLSWKVKLPLQTIMRLLQVLVPQVEKICIDKGLTDESEILKFLQHGTLVGLLPVPHPILIRKYQANAGTAMWFRTYMWGVIYLRNVDPPIWYDTDIRLFEIQRI is encoded by the exons ATGGGAAACGCCGACACCAAACTTCACTTCAGGAAGGCGGTGATCCAGCTCACGACCAAAACTCAG cccgTAGAGGCCACAGACGATGCCTTCTGGGATCAGTTCTGGGTTgactcctccaccaccatccagGACGTCTTCGCTCTGGTGCCGGCGGCTGAGATCCGAGCCGTCAGAGAGGAGTCTCCGTCCAACCTGGCAACCCTCTGCTACAAG gCGGTGGAGAGGTTGGTCCAGGCCGCAGACTCCGGCTGCCCCTCAGAGAAACAGCGGCAGATCGTCCTGAACTGCGTCCGCCTGCTCACCCGCATCCTGCCCTACATATTCGAGGACGCCGACTGGAGGGGCTTCTTCTGGTCCACGGTGCCCGGCGCCGGCAGAGCGGGG CGCCTGGATGAAGACGACGGTGAGGACGAGGCGCGGCCGCTGGCTGAGTCTCTGCTGCTGGCCATCGCCGACCTGCTCTTCTGTCCAGATTTCACCACTCAGAGTCACAAGAAGAGCAGCGCG GATGCAGCTGAGGACATTCAGTCCATCGACAGCTGTGAGTACATCTGGGAGGCCGGGGTGGGCTTCGCTCAGACTCCACCTCTAAACTACGTCCACGACATCAACAG GACggagctgctgaagctgctcctcACCTGTTTCTCTGAAGCCATGtatctccctccatcctccgaGAGAAAAAACCTCAACCCCTGGGTCTCCTTCTTCTGCTCCACAGAgaacag ACACGCCCTGCCGCTCTTCACCTCCCTGCTCAACGTGGTGTGTGCGTACGACCCCGTCGGCTACGGCTTCCCGTACAACCACCTGCTGTTCTCCGACCAGCGGGGGCTGCTGGTGGAGCAGGCGGTCCAGATCCTCATCGTCACCCTGGAGCAAGAGACCGGGTCGGCTGCCGGCTTCGCCCTGCAGGCCCTGAACGGGTCTGCATCTCcgtcagctgaggaggagcaggag TCAGCGGGACCTGAAAACCTCTTTGTGAATTATCTCTCCAGGATCCACAGAGAAGAG GACTTGAGCTTCATCCTCAAAGGTCTGGCTCGGCTGCTCAACAACCCTCTGGTCCAGACGTACCTGCCTCACTCCACCAAGAAGATCCAGTTCCACCAGGAGCTGCTGATCCTCTTCTGGAAGTTCTGTGACTTCAACAAG aaATTCCTCTTCTTTGTGCTGAAGAGCAGTGATGTGTTGGACATGCTGGTTCCCATCCTCTTCTACCTGAACGATGCCCGAGCAGACCAGT ctcgTGTCGGCCTCATGCACATCGGCGtgttcatcctgctgctgctgagcggAGAGAGAAACTTCGGTGTCCGTCTGAACAAACCGTTCATCCTGCGCATCCCGATGGACATTCCTGTTTTCACAGGAACCCACGCCGACCTGCTCATCGTG ATCTTCCACAAGATCATCACCAGTGGACACCAGCGCCTCCACCCTCTGTTCGACTGCCTGCTCACAGTCATAGTGAACA ttTCTCCGTATCTGAAGAGTCTGTCCATGGTGGCAGCGAACaagctgctccacctcctggAGGCCTTCTCCACCCCCTGGttcctcttctcctcacccCAGAACCACCACCTGGTCTTCTTCCTGCTGGAGGTCTTCAACAACATCATCCAGTATCAGTTTGATG GGAACTGCAACCTCGTGTACGCCATCATCCGGAAGAGGAACGTTTTCCACCAGCTGGCCAACCTGCCGTCCGACATGGCGTCTATCCAGAAGgccctgcagaggaagaagaagtctGGGATCTCCAGAACGAACTCCATAGAGACAGTGTCCATGGAGGGCTCCAGACCGGCTGTACCTGCCGAGCCGGGCACGCTCAAAGCCAGCCTAGAGGCCACTCCAG CGCTCCAAGTTGAGTTTGAAAACGTGACAGAAGTAAGagatattaaaaatgcatcCACCGGAGGGGCTTCTGAGCCTGACAGCCGCCTGGTCgctactgcacatgtgcaactctcagcagagatgagaaagaagcgAGAGGTCTCACTGGTTACTGCTGCCATCATCAgctctg GCATCGATAAGATAACAGAGAAGGCTCAGGTGAGTGAGGACGGCACCATGGTCGCCGTGCCACACTCGGACTCTCCACAGGCAGCAGCTGACTGCGGCGCTGCAGCCGGAGGCAGCGACACGGAGTCCAACTCAGAGAGAGACCACGAG GTGTATCAGGCGGAGTCGGAGGCGACGAGGAGTCGACTGTCCAGCGTGTCGTCATCAGCAGCCTGGAGCCCAAACACAGACTGG GTGTTGTCATGGAAAGTGAAGCTTCCTCTTCAGACCATCATGCGGCTCTTACAGGTTCTGGTCCCTCAGGTGGAGAAGATCTGCATCGACAA GGGTTTGACAGACGAGTCAGAAATCCTCAAGTTCCTTCAGCACGGCACGCTGGTCGGCCTCCTGCCCGTCCCCCATCCCATCCTCATCCGGAAGTACCAGGCCAACGCCGGCACGGCCATGTGGTTCCGTACCTACATGTGGGGAGTCATCTACCTACG CAACGTTGATCCTCCGATCTGGTACGACACGGACATCAGGCTCTTTGAGATCCAGAGGatttaa